One Rhizoctonia solani chromosome 2, complete sequence DNA segment encodes these proteins:
- a CDS encoding amidase has protein sequence MLGRHLSRAKFRARHSCRFSSSQTQDPWNAFTYRPASPPVSATQTQGPLSGKPIAVKDNICTSDMPTTCSSKMLQEFCPPYDATCVGLLRRAGGVIVGKTNCDEFGMGSLNTHSAFGPVKNPFKQGPARSAGGSSGGSAAAVAANLCFAALGTDTGGSIRLPAAYCGVVGFKPSYGMISRWGVVSYADSLDCVGVLASKVEDAELVYDVLSQYDPRDPTSIPPDLREAAKQNAETKIRQLSTSDDLSGVRIGIPQEYFPKELDSSSLIPFRDLLERLRSRGAQLVPVSLPSTSYALSAYYVLASAEASSNLARYDGVRFVPSPPLPSTPSLQLTKMDGANNSAFENYFLQAHRVRALVRADFDRVFGKSVLARGGADGNNNNDNDTKETVDILLHPSAIRTAPLLESKDEKSIDAYVQDVLTVPASLAGLPAMSVPCGYGPDGWPVGVSVVGQWGFDEYVCRVGTCPKLYGRSLNVDL, from the exons ATGCTCGGTCGGCACTTGTCGCGGGCAAAGTTTCGGGCTCGACACTCGTGTCGCTTCTCATCTTCACAAACTCAAGATCCCTGGAATGCATTCACTTATCGACCTGCTTCCCCTCCTGTATCCGCGACTCAAACGCAAGGCCCTCTATCTGGTAAACCTATAGCCGTGAAAGATAACATATGCACATCCGATATGCCGACTACATGTTCCTCCAAAATGCTGCAAG AGTTTTGCCCTCCGTACGACGCAACGTGTGTTGGCTTATTACGACGTGCGGGTGGAGTGATCGTTGGAAAGACGAATTGCGATGAATTTGGGATGGG GTCGCTCAATACCCATTCTGCATTTGGACCCGTCAAGAATCCATTTAAGCAAGGACCGGCCCGCTCAGCGGGTGGGAGTTCAGGGGGGAGTGCAGCTGCTGTAGCAGCCAATCTATGCTTCGC TGCACTTGGAACGGATACGGGCGGTTCTATACGACTTCCGGCTGCATATTGCGGTGTGGTGGGATTCAAGCCGTCGTACGGGATGATTAGTCG ATGGGGGGTCGTTTCCTACGCAGATAGTCTTGACTGTGTTGGTGTTTTGGCTTCGAAGGTGGAGGATGCCGAGTTGGTTTACG ACGTGCTCTCGCAGTACGATCCTCGAGATCCTACTTCCATACCGCCGGATCTCAGAGAAGCTGCAAAACAAAATGCAGAGACCAAGATCAGGCAGCTGTCCACGTCGGATGATTTGAGTGGAGTACGGATTGGGATCCCTCAG GAATACTTTCCCAAAGAGCTCGACTCTTCCTCTCTCATTCCTTTTCGCGACCTACTCGAGCGCCTGCGATCTCGAGGGGCACAGCTCGTCCCGGTCTCGTTGCCTAGTACATCATACGCCCTGAGCGCGTACTATGTTCTCGCGAGCGCCGAGGCGAGTAGCAATCTTGCGAGATACGATGGTGTGCGGTTCG TACCAtctccccccctcccctctACTCCATCTCTTCAATTGACTAAAATGGACGGTGCGAATAACAGCGCGTTTGAGAATTATTTCTTGCAAGCACACCGAGTCCGTGCGCTCGTTCGGGCCGACTTTGATCGAGTGTTTGGAAAGAGCGTGCTCGCTCGAGGTGGAGCAGAtggcaacaacaacaacgaCAACGACACCAAGGAAACGGTGGACATATTACTTCACCCATCGGCGATTCGAACTGCCCCTCTGCTCGAATCAAAGGACGAGAAGAGCATAGACGCATACGTGCAAGATGTGTTGACCGTCCCTGCGTCGCTTGCTGGTCTTCCGGCGATGTCTGTTCCGTGCGGGTATGGACCGGATGGGTGGCCTGTTGGAGTGAGCGTTGTCGGTCAATGGGGGTTCGATGAATATGTGTGTAGAGTCGGGACATGTCCAAAATTGTATGGAAGGTCGTTGAACGTAGATCTTTAG
- a CDS encoding Sds3-like protein, with protein sequence MPPTAATPSLDVAPDSLRQKSLNNRAYPSPYPPNSNNSYARPPQPGPSEPMVSAMDESKKDKRRREMTDRVARFADSRRDERAFVDQQNALRANAHQLYTSPNIHPEFSLRLYPISLERTANLNRIEAAEQAGVARAEAAYEEEQDKIEEEWRRQKDRLRERMLEAIEERRRKAREEKDGEGAGESILDPQSRPHATRNSRHGQGISTPTLTEPSVSAGILTALGTVPGFTTAGMALYPWALSGPPRTSRRPFPRTHLACSPNAYTVNTKGKRVKDTKTVGNMDVSVSKALAPARTGWTGGWGTGTTTQSNGGGPDVGAACVKLMGRSATMLAPAKSILDPQSRPHATRNSRHGQGISTPTLTEPSVSAGILTALGTVPGFTTAGMALYPWALSGPPVPEDLSSPFPLALTSLAPPNAYTVNARHQVGPAGWTGGWGTGTTTQSNGGGPDVGAACVKLMGRSATMLAPAKDQEIEADLNEIRRGVKRRRTLAPTAAAANR encoded by the exons ATGCCCCCCACGGCTG CCACTCCATCCCTCGACGTTGCCCCGGACAGTCTGCGTCAAAAGTCACTGAACAACAGGGCATATCCTTCCCCGTATCCACCCAACTCGAACAACAGCTATGCACGACCGCCACAACCAGGTCCAT CGGAGCCAATGGTATCAGCCATGGACGAGTCCAAAAAGGACAAGCGGCGGCGCGAGATGACGGACCGAGTTGCGCGCTTTGCCGATTCACGCCGAGACGA ACGAGCGTTCGTCGACCAGCAGAATGCGTTGAGGGCCAATGCGCACCAGCTGTACACAAGTCCCAACATACACCCCGAGTTCTCGCTCCGACTGTACCCGATCAGCCTCGAACGCACTGCCAATCTCAACCGTATAGAGGCTGCTGAGCAAGCCGGTGTCGCACGGG CTGAAGCCGCGTACGAAGAAGAACAAGACAAGATCGAAGAAGAATGGAGACGGCAAAAAGACCGACTGCGTGAACGCATGCTCGAAGCCATCGAGGAGCGACGACGCAAGGCaagagaagaaaaagacgGCGAGGGCGCAGGAG agagCATCCTCGATCCCCAGAGCCGCCCCCACGCCACACGTAACTCGCGACACGGCCAGGGCATATCCACCCCAACACTCACAGAACCCAGCGTCTCGGCTGGCATTCTCACCGCACTCGGCACAGTTCCGGGCTTCACCACCGCCGGAATGGCACTCTACCCATGGGCCCTGTCTGGCCCCCCC AGGACCTCTCGTCGCCCTTTCCCTCGCACTCACCTCGCTTGCTCCCCCAACGCATATACCGTCAACACCAAGGGCAAGCGTGTCAAGGACACCAAAACAGTCGGTAACATGGACGTCTCTGTCAGCAAGGCCCTCGCCCCCGCCAGAACAGGTTGGACCGGCGGATGGGGGACCGGCACTACCACTCAGAGCAACGGCGGCGGCCCCGATGTTGGTGCTGCCTGTGTCAAATTGATGGGCAGGTCTGCGACAATGCTTGCCCCGGCCAAG agCATCCTCGATCCCCAGAGCCGCCCCCACGCCACACGTAACTCGCGACACGGCCAGGGCATATCCACCCCAACACTCACGGAACCCAGCGTCTCGGCTGGCATTCTCACCGCACTCGGCACAGTTCCGGGCTTCACCACCGCCGGAATGGCACTCTACCCATGGGCCCTGTCTGGCCCCCCCGTTCCAG AGGACCTCTCGTCGCCCTTTCCCCTCGCACTCACCTCGCTTGCTCCCCCCAACGCATATACCGTCAACGCCAGACACCAGGTTGGACCGGCAGGATGGACCGGCGGATGGGGGACCGGCACTACCACTCAGAGCAACGGCGGCGGCCCCGATGTTGGTGCTGCCTGTGTCAAATTGATGGGCAGGTCTGCGACAATGCTTGCCCCGGCCAAGGACCAGGAAATTGAAGCTGATCTG AACGAGATTAGACGCGGTGTGAAACGACGAAGAACGCTCGCCCCCACTGCAGCTGCAGCCAACCGATGA
- a CDS encoding splicing factor 3B subunit 1, whose product MAEPRQLDSYTAPKEILDEFAALADEEEHDPSDKHNRYLTDEELAVLPQLLAPAPSPAYTGFQIQEDSDAAAAAAAAGLAPELPTEIPGVGSLAFFKAEDAQYFSKILKEEDESELSVDELKERKIMRLLLKIKNGTPSVRKTALRQITDKAREFGAGPLFDKILPLLMERTLEDQERHLLVKVIDRVLYKLDDLVRPYVHKILVVIEPLLIDEDYYARVEGREIISNLSKAAGLAHMISTMRPDIDHADEYVRNTTARAFSVVASALGIPALLPFLKAVCRSKKSWQARHTGIRIVQQIAIMMGCAVLPHLRNLVDAIAHGLNDEQQKVRTMTALGLAASPKPPRHTVSSRSTMYSSHFGLVSVNTVVKVSLHSSKPSDHHPPHGPRIRELLHQGSHGHSYSRVPELGRGDEKIVLKVVKQCAATEGVTPGYIKEDILPEFFKAFWVRRMALDRRNYRQVVETTVELAQKSGVAEIVGRIVNDLKDEAEPYRKMVMETITKVVASLEQTTEDQVMLDGFGTVVNAFGIRVKPYLTQIVSTVLWRLNNKSAKVGGRDQACGEDQLLSKLGVVLFEQLGEEYPDTLGSIIAAEGAIANVVGMTQMQPPVKDLLPRMTPILRNRHEKVQEASINLIGRIADATLLQLADRGAEFVPAREWMRICFELLDLLKAHKKGIRRAAVNSFGYIAKSLGPQDVLSVLLTNLRVQERQSRVCSTVAIAIVAETCGPFTCIPAILNEYRTAELNVRTGCLKALSFVFEYVGPQSAFYCDSVVTMLEDALTDRDLVHRQTASTIVKHLALGVAGLGCEDSMLHLMNLVWPNCFETSPHVIGAVMEAIEAMRVSLGPGVLLNYVLQGLFHPARKVREVYWRIYNALYLGAADAMVPYYPDVGELSDEKNTYDRHPLQWGGVMDVCHVPLPEPEFPTQKREKAQRPPPLQEMPENKEQEASGATDNGPGSSFLIVPDTARSTFFALPSGMSSRSSLFGRNSTSSQDEKKGPSFFKFSNLSRGAKWARSDELTRTSGSSDGSHAYVPKSKRSESASNLLELVKNDTSAPPSNSNVRQRSRTLSTKSLPDTPDHQRRVFTELPPLAIPPPSTTRVSLETPAKPKAVTVPPRLSLDTPIHRVSPIRLPDPASPTSPGLDESTVTLNMGLHSPSPTIISATTMSTIQESLLGDYGVSTSSCESDHDQTFASGEDEYGHKPNSVEPTDSKKQLDGSGRVPPKLTVTSSGQTSPLEPPGRDEPVDLLFAGPPELPDVIPPFKDPLESYFADIPSRSSSRSSLRSSEASTSRLSVPTTPVHKLAANPVQEMSPTSPVSSLSPSPSPRKPRPRKVPPALTSQHRSSPSRSNTLTVPIDEPPPTPSSPSFLLGLSWPRPPLRQIYIDSGKPNASWHAVSRTIDEQLIDGTGMVNTDPCHVIIIANAGAGSGIAGKFIHSGMSGGRRRSGTVMRDQQPLTPTAVSALTSFAIQTAPLVST is encoded by the exons ATGGCCGAACCAAGACAG CTCGACTCGTATACCGCTCCCAAGGAGATTCTTGACGAATTTGCGGCGCTTGCGGATGAGGAAGAACACGATCCCTCGGACAAGCACAATCGCTATCTCACCGACGAGGAGCTTGCCGTCTTGCCACAACTG CTTGCACCTGCCCCGTCGCCCGCGTATACTGGTTTCCAGATTCAAGAAGATTCCGATGCTGCAGCTGCCGCCGCCGCTGCCGGTCTTGCCCCCGAGCTCCCCACCGAGATTCCTGGCGTCGGGTCCCTTGCGTTTTTCAAGGCCGAGGACGCCCAGTACTTTAGCAAAATTCTCAAAGAGGAAGACGAGTCGGAGTTGTCCGTCGACGAACTCAAGGAGCGTAAAATTATGCGACTGCTTCTCAAAATTAAAAACGGAACCCCTTCAGTGCGCAAGACTGCCCTTCGTCAAATCACTGACAAGGCTCGCGAATTCGGTGCCGGCCCACTTTTCGACAAGATCCTGCCTTTGCTCATGGAGCGTACGTTGGAGGACCAGGAACGCCACTTGCTCGTCAAGGTCATCGATCGCGTCCTTTACAAACTTGACGATCTCGTTCGACCTTATGTTCACAAGATTCTCGTCGTTATTGAGCCTCTGCTCATTGACGAAGACTACTATGCCCGTGTCGAAGGTCGTGAGATCATCTCCAACTTGTCCAAGGCTGCCGGTTTGGCCCATATGATTTCTACCATGCGTCCTGATATCGACCACGCGGATGAATACGTCCGCAATACCACCGCTCGTGCGTTCTCTGTCGTTGCTTCCGCACTTGGTATCCCCGCCCTCCTTCCTTTCCTCAAGGCCGTCTGTCGGTCTAAAAAATCATGGCAAGCCCGCCACACTGGTATTCGCATCGTCCAACAAATTGCTATCATGATGGGCTGCGCCGTTCTCCCCCACTTGCGCAACCTCGTCGACGCCATCGCACATGGTCTCAACGACGAACAACAAAAAGTCCGCACGATGACCGCCCTCGGTCTCGCCGCCTCGCCGAAGCCGCCGCGCCATACGGTATCGAGTCGTTCGACAATGTACTCAAGCCACTTTGGATTGGTATCCGTCAACACCGTGGTAAAGGTCTCGCTGCATTCCTCAAAGCCATCGGATCATCATCCCCCTCATGGACCCCGAATTCGCGAGCTACTACACCAAGGAAGTCACGGTCATTCTTATTCGCGAGTTCCAGAGCTCGGACGAGGAGATGAAAAGATCGTGCTCAAGGTCGTCAAGCAGTGCGCTGCGACCGAAGGTGTCACGCCCGGGTACATCAAAGAAGACATTCTCCCCGAATTTTTCAAGGCGTTTTGGGTACGTCGTATGGCCCTCGACCGCAGGAACTATCGCCAAGTTGTCGAGACGACCGTCGAGCTGGCTCAAAAGTCCGGCGTGGCGGAGATTGTCGGTCGGATCGTGAACGACTTGAAGGACGAGGCCGAGCCGTACCGCAAGATGGTCATGGAGACCATCACCAAAGTCGTCGCGTCCCTCG AACAAACGACCGAGGACCAGGTCATGCTCGACGGGTTCGGAACGGTCGTTAATGCGTTTGGAATTCGTGTCAAGCCGTATTTGACTCAGATTGTGTCGACTGTGCTCTGGCGTCTGAACAACAAGAGTGCCAAG GTTGGCGGTCGTGATCAAGCATGTGGGGAGGACCAACTGCTGAGCAAG CTCGGAGTAGTCTTGTTCGAGCAACTTGGAGAAGAATATCCCGATACCCTGGGTAGTATTATTGCGGCCGAGGGTGCTATTGCCAACGTTGTAGGAATGACGCAGATGCAACCGCCCGTCAAGGATCTCT TACCGCGCATGACGCCCATCTTGCGCAATCGACACGAGAAAGTACAGGAAGCATCGATCAACTTGATTGGACGTATCG CTGACGCCACGCTCCTCCAACTAGCTGATCGTGGCGCCGAGTTTGTTCCAGCGCGCGAGTGGATGCGTATTTGTTTCGAGTTGCTCGACTTGTTAAAGGCTCACAAAAAGGGCATTCGTCGCGCGGCTGTCAACTCGTTTGGGTATATCGCCAAGAGTTTAGGTCCACAGGATGTCTTGTCCGTGTTGTTGACCAATTTGCGTGTGCAAGAACGTCAGAGTCGTGTGTGTAGTACGGTCGCGATTGCGATTGTTGCCGAGACTTGCGGAC CGTTCACATGCATTCCTGCTATCTTAAACGAATACCGCACGGCCGAACTGAATGTGCGCACTGGTTGTTTGAAAGCTCTCTCCTTCGTGTTCGAATACGTCGGCCCGCAATCCGCCTTTTACTGCGACTCGGTCGTGACCATGCTCGAAGACGCTCTAACCGACCGCGATTTGGTGCACCGTCAAACAGCGAGCACGATCGTCAAACATCTCGCCCTCGGCGTTGCGGGACTAGGGTGCGAAGACTCGATGCTCCATCTCATGAACCTCGTATGGCCCAACTGCTTCGAGACCTCCCCGCACGTGATCGGAGCGGTGATGGAGGCCATCGAGGCCATGCGCGTCTCGCTCGGCCCTGGTGTCCTGCTCAACTATGTCCTACAGGGACTGTTCCATCCCGCGCGTAAAGTGCGAGAGGTGTACTGGAGGATATACAATGCGTTGTATTTGGGCGCTGCGGACGCGATGGTTCCCTACTACCCGGACGTTGGGGAGCTGAGCGACGAGAAGAACACGTACGACCGACATCCTTTGCAG TGGGGTGGTGTAATGGATGTTT GCCATGTCCCTCTTCCGGAGCCCGAGTTTCCGACTCAAAAGCGGGAGAAAGCCCAGCGCCCCCCGCCGCTGCAGGAAATGCCCGAAAACAAAGAGCAAGAGGCGTCTGGTGCGACTGATAACGGACCTGGATCCAGTTTCCTGATCGTTCCCGACACAGCACGCTCGACGTTCTTTGCACTGCCATCGGGAATGAGCTCCCGGTCTTCGCTGTTCGGCCGCAACTCGACGAGCAGTCAGGACGAGAAAAAGGGCCCTTCGTTCTTCAAGTTTTCCAATCTCAGCCGCG GAGCGAAATGGGCTCGTTCGGATGAGCTTACACGTACTTCGGGGAGTTCGGACGGCAGCCATGCGTACGTACCCAAG TCCAAACGCTCCGAATCTGCCTCGAATCTTCTTGAACTTGTCAAGAATGACACCAGCGCCCCGCCGAGCAACTCTAATGTCCGCCAGCGGTCTCGTACGCTCAGCACTAAAAGCCTTCCGGACACTCCTGACCACCAACGCCGCGTGTTCACAGAGCTACCGCCGCTCGCCATCCCCCCGCCCTCCACCACCCGTGTGAGCCTTGAGACCCCGGCAAAGCCCAAGGCTGTGACCGTCCCTCCAAGGCTGAGCTTGGATACCCCTATCCACCGAGTTTCCCCTATTAGGCTTCC TGACCCCGCCTCGCCTACTTCCCCTGGCCTCGACGAGTCCACCGTCACACTCAACATGGGTTTGCACAGTCCCTCCCCTACTATAATCTCCGCTACAACCATGTCCACCATCCAAGAGTCCCTTCTCGGCGACTATGGTGTCAGCACCAGCTCTTGCGAATCTGACCATGATCAAACCTTCGCGTCTGGAGAAGACGAATACGGTCATAAACCCAATTCAGTCGAACCCACCGATTCAAAGAAGCAACTCGACGGATCAGGCCGTGTTCCTCCCAAGCTCACTGTCACTTCGTCGGGCCAAACATCTCCATTGGAGCCACCCGGTCGCGATGAGCCCGTGGACTTGTTGTTCGCAGGTCCTCCAGAGCTTCCGGACGTGATCCCACCGTTCAAGGATCCTCTTGAATCCTACTTTGCTGATATACCGAGTAGATCCTCCAGCCGCAGTAGCCTCCGTTCTTCGGAAGCCAGCACATCCCGGCTTAGTGTACCAACAACACCCGTGCACAAGTTGGCGGCGAACCCGGTCCAAGAAATGAGTCCAACATCCCCGGTGTCGTCCCTTTCGCCTTCGCCATCTCCTCGGAAACCCCGTCCACGCAAGGTCCCGCCAGCATTAACATCGCAACATAGGTCATCACCAAGTCGCTCCAACACGTTGACGGTGCCCATTGACGAACCTCCTCCAACTCCCTCATCCCCCTCGTTTCTCCTTGGTCTAAGTTGGCCCCGGCCACCTCTACGCCAGATCTACATTGACTCTGGCAAACCGAATGCATCCTGGCATGCGGTGTCCCGGACCATTGACGAGCAGCTCATTGACGGAACAGGAATGGTGAACACGGATCCTTGTCATGTTATCATAATAGCAAATGCTGGTGCGGGCAGCGGCATTGCTGGCAAATTCATCCATTCTGGAATGAGCGgtgggagaagaagaagcggtACTGTGATGCGGGATCAACAACCTCTAACCCCCACTGCGGTATCCG